In the genome of Enterococcus sp. DIV2402, the window AAGAAATTGAAGAAGTTGATCAAGTCGAAGAAGACGCTGAGGATCTCGTGGTTGAAGAGACTCAAGAAATAACGGAAACAGAAATCGAAGAAGCTGAAGTCGAAGAAGTTGAGGCGACTATCGAGGAAGTTACGGAAGTTGTCCCAGAACCAATTGAAATCAGTGAAGAAGAAATATCAGAAGTGACAGCGTCTGAACCAGTTTCAGAATCGATTGACACGCAAGAAAAATACAACAAAGGTTTAGCAAAAACTCGTAAAACATTTAAACAACGGATGAATGAATTGTTTGCTAACTTCCGTTCAGTAGACGAAGATTTCTTTGAAGAAGTCGAAGAAACGTTGATTGGTGCCGATGTTGGTTTCGAAACGTCGATGAGAATTGCTGATGAATTACGCCAAGAGGTGAAGTTACGGAATGCTAAAAAACCAGCAGCCGTTCAAAATGCAATTATCGAAAAACTAGTCGATTTATACGAAGAAGAAGGCTTAAATGAAGTCAATGAATTAAATCTACAAACAAATGGCTTATCTGTTTTCTTATTTGTCGGTGTAAATGGGGTAGGTAAAACGACAAGTATTGGGAAATTAGCCAATCAATATCGCTTAGAAGGCAAAAAAGTTCTATTAGCAGCCGCGGATACGTTCCGAGCTGGGGCGATTGATCAGTTGGTTGTGTGGGGCGAACGCGCACAAGTCGAAGTTGTCCGTGGCAAAGCTGGTGGTGACCCGGCAGCAGTTGTGTTTGATGCGATGCAACGTGCCAAAGAAGAGCATGCCGATGTTTTATTAGTGGATACGGCTGGTCGTTTGCAGAACAAAGTGAACTTGATGAACGAATTAGATAAAATCAAACGGATTATTCAACGAGTTGACCCAGAAGCACCTCATGAGGTATTGCTTGTTTTGGATGCAACAACGGGACAAAATGCAATGACACAAGCCAAACAATTCAAAGAAACAACGGATGTGACTGGTTTAGTTTTAACCAAACTAGATGGCACAGCAAAAGGTGGAATTGTGTTAGCTATTCGTAATGAATTGCACTTGCCAGTAAAACTTGTGGGTCTAGGGGAAGGCATTGACGACTTAGAGCCATTTAACCCGAATGATTTTGTTGTCGGTTTATTCAAAGAACTTTTACAAGAAGAATATTGAGAAAAAGACAGCTGAAGATTCGGCTGTCTTTTTTGCTTGAAAATTTTTAGAAAAAGAGACAAAAAGTAAGCAAGTCTTTTCAGTTGTTGATATAATACGGATAATACCTTGTTTGAAAGAAGGGAAACTTACTGATGAATATTCAACAAATTTTAGAAAAACAAGAACTCCAACCGTATTTATTAAAAGTCCGTTATGGAATGGAGAAAGAAAGTCAACGTGTGACCGTAACAGGTGATTTAGTTACGACAGATTATCCGAATACTTTGGGGAATCGCACACACCATCCCTATATTCAGACGGATTTTGCTGAGACACAAATGGAATTGATTACACCTGTGACAGAAAGCATTCCAGAACTATTTCGCTATTTAGCAGCTATTCACGATGTTACGTATCGTTCAATGAATAATGAAGAAATGTTGTGGCCATTAAGCATGCCACCAGCATTACCAGAAAAAGATGAAGACATTATCATCGCAAAATTGGAAAATTTTGAAGATGTTTTATATCGTCGCTATTTGGCAAAGACGTATGGTCGTCGTAAACAGATGGTCAGTGGTATTCATTTTAATTTTGAATTTGGAGATGCGTTAATCAGAAAATTATTTGAAGCACAAAAGGAAGTAACCGATTATCAACAATTTAAAACTGACATTTATTTAAAAGTAACACGCAATTATTTACACTATCGTTGGTTAATCACGTATTTCTTTGGAGCAACACCCACTAGTGAAGCTCGTTATTTCGTTGATGAAAAAGGACCAAATGAGCCCGTACGCAGCATTCGGAACAGTGTCTACGGTTATAAAAACCATGAAGATGTACAAGTCACTTATGCGACGATTCAAGATTATTTAGCCGATATTGACCGCATGGTAGAAGAGGGCAAATTATCAGAAGAAAAAGAATTTTATGCACCAGTTCGTTTGCGTGGCGGGAAAAAAGTTGCTGATTTAGCCTCAGCGGGTATCCGTTATATTGAATTACGAAATATCGATTTAAATCCTTTTGAAAAATACGGTATTAGCGAACTGCAAGTGGAATTTTTACATGTCTTTTTACTCTTCCTATTGTGGAAAGATGAAGGCAACGATGCCGATGAATGGGTAGCACAAGGAGACGAAAAAGAAAAAATCGTTTCTTTAGAACATCCACTTCAACCTACTATTTTTATCGAAGAAGCCCGTGAATTGCTTGCTGAATTTGCTGCATTTATTGATAAATTAGCCCTTCCTGTATCAGAAAATTTACTTGCTGATTTGGAAGAACAACTGGATGATCCTGCAAAAACCCTAGCTGGGAAATTATATCTAGCTAGTCAACAAACGAGTCAAAAAGAATTAGCAGTCACTCATGGCAAACAATATCATGACTATGCGTGGGAACGTCCTTATCAATTAGCTGGTTTCCGTGAAATGGAATTGTCGACACAAATTTTACTTTTTGACGCGATTCAAAAAGGCATTCAAGTCGAAGTGCTTGATGAAAGCGACCAATTCCTGAAATTAAAAGTAGGCGATAAGGTTGAATACGTCAAAAATGCCAACATGACGAGTAAAGATAACTATATCGTGCCGTTAATTATGGCAAATAAAACCGTTACTAAAAAAGTTTTAGCCAATGCGGGCTACCGTGTGCCCGCTGGTCGTGAATTTGATGACAAAGCAACTGCTTTGCAAGGCTATGCTGAATTTGCTGAGCAAGGTTTTGTCGTAAAACCGAAAACAACAAATTATGGGCTAGGCATTTCTATTTTTAAAGAAGGAGCTTCCTTTGAAGATTATCAAGAAGCAGTGGATATTGCTTTTTCAGAAGATCATTCAATTTTAGTTGAAGAATTTTTACCTGGTACGGAATATCGTTTCTTTGTGTTAGATGGTGAAACGAAGGCCATCATGCTTCGTGTCCCAGCCAACGTCCAAGGGGATGGTATTCATACTATTACTGAATTAGTAGCAAAGAAAAATGAAGACCCATTGCGTGGAACAGATCACCGGGCACCATTGGAATTGATTCAACTAGGAAATATTGAAAAGTTGATGTTAAAAGCGCAAGGCTACACCGTGGATTCGATTCCACAAGCAGGAACAATCGTGTATCTACGCGAAAATTCCAATATTAGTACGGGTGGCGACTCCATTGATATGACGAAAGAGATTCCAGAAGATTATCAAAAGGTTGCGGCAGCAGCAGTCGAGGCGTTAGGTGCAGTGATTTGCGGGATTGATTTAATTATTCCTGATAAAAATCGTCCAGCAGATGAGCCCGGAGCGTACGGTATTATTGAAGCAAACTTTAATCCAGCGATGCACATGCATATGTATTCGTATCAAGGCCAAAGTCGTCGTTTAACGATGGATGTCTTAAATTTATTATTTCCTGAAGTAATGTAAAAAAGTCGGTCGTTCATCTGCTCATGAACGATCGACTTTTTATTGTGTGTCATTTTCACCGTTATTCTTTAAACTGGCTTTGATGAAGCTGTGCATATAGTCCATTCTGTTGAAGTAATTCCGCATGATTACCTTGTTCAACAATCGTGCCTTGGGCCATGACTAAAATTAAATCGGCTTTTTCAATGGTTGATAGACGATGAGCAATCACAAAGCTCGTTCGATTTTCAGTTATGCGTTGCATAGCTGTTTGGATTTCGACTTCTGTACGCGTATCTACGCTGGATGTTGCTTCATCTAAAATAACCACTGGCGGATTGGCTAAAATCACTCGAGCAATCGTTAATAATTGTTGTTGCCCTTGTGATAGGGAGCCATTCTCACTAGAAATGATTGTGTCATAGCCCTCTGGTAACGTTCGAATAAAGTGGTCACATTGTGCCATTTTGGCAACGTCGATGATTTCTTCTCGTGTCGCTTCTTTTTTGCCATAAGCAATATTCTCCGCGACAGTGCCTTCAAATAACCAAGTATTTTGAAGAACCATTCCAAACATAGAGCGTAATTCTTTACGAGATAATGTTGTAATATCATGACCGTCAAACATAATTTTACCACCGTTAATTTCATAAAAACGCATCAGTAAATTGACCAAAGTTGTTTTACCCGCACCAGTTGGACCTACAATCGCAATCATTTTATTCGGTTGGGCTTCAAAACTGATATCGTTCATTAATAATTTATCTGGCGTATAACCAAATTGGACATGTTCAAAGGTGATTTGACCTTGCGGATATTTCAGTTTATTTGTATGGTTACTGTCAGGGATTTCTTCTGGTTGGTCTAAAATCACTAACACTCGGTCCAAGGATGCCATGGCGCTTTGAATGGCATTAATGACATAAGAAAAATTAGTGATAGGCTCAGACACTTGATTCACGTATTGAAGATAAGCTTGAATAATCCCGATGGTCATCGATCCTTGAATGACCATACCCGCACCAAGAATGGCACTGACAATAAAAGCGAGTTGGTTAATGAAACGAACCGCAGGATAAATCGCAAAGTCAAAAAATTGTGAATTTTGAAAGGCTTGTGCATGCTGTCTATTTGTTTTATCAAGCATGTCAGCTGTCAATTGTTGATTGTGGAAGGCTTTTATTTCTAAATTCCCAGAGAAAAATTCTTCAACTTGATTGTTTAAATTTCCTAATTCAACTTGATTTTTATCCGCTAAAATTTTGTTTTTATTGGCAATCCAGCCTGTTACCAGCGTAGCTAGAGCAATAACCAACAAGATAATCCCGGTTAATTTCAAATCTATATAAAACAACATTGCTAGACCTAAGGAAATATTGACAACCGAAGAAAATAACTGATTAATTCCTGTTAGAAGCACTTCAGAAATGCGGTTAATATCATTCGTTGTACGACTTAGAATATCTCCTACTTGATGTGTATCAAAAAAGGACATCGGGAGCACTTTAAATTTTTGTGAGATTTCTTTTCGTAAACGTAAGGTGATTTGCTCACTGAGCGAGGCCATCATCTTTTCTTGCAAATAAGAAAAAATCGCACTGATAATCGCAATTCCTAGCAAAATAAGCACAGGGAAGCCCAAGACCCCTTTGATTGTCGAAAAAGTTAGCGTGCTCGATGCGCGTTGAATCGTCGCTAATAAATTATCAATGGCAACAGCCATAATTAACGGCATCACTGTCACCAGAGTATTACTAATTAAACTACAAATAGCTAAAAGATAGAAATATTTCCGTTCTGGCTTAATAAAAGTAACGAAGCGTTTAAAACTCCCATGTTTTTGAGTCATCTCCATCTGAGTTTCCTCCTTTAAAATCTATTCCCTGAGAAAATGCGAATTCTTGATAGGTTTGATTGTTTTTTAACAACTCTTCATGTGTTCCTTGACCAACAATCCGACCTTCATCTAGAACAATAATTCGGTCGGCATCTTTAATCGTACTTAATCGTTGTGCGACAATTAAAAAAGTTGCTTCAGGCATCTGCGTTGCTAAAGAATGACGTAATAAAGCGTCTGTTTGATAGTCAAGAGCTGAAAAACTGTCGTCAAAAATATAAAGTTGTGCTGGTTTGACTAACGCTCTAGCAATACTCAAGCGTTGTTTTTGACCCCCAGAAAAATTTGTTCCTCCTTGGGCAACAAAACTATGAATACCTTGATCTTGCTGAGACACGAAGTCTGTGGCTTGAGCAATTTCCAGAGCCTGCGCCATCATTTCATCTGTAGCAGAAGCGTAGCCCATTTTTAAATTACTGGCGATTGTGCCACTAAAAAGAAAGGCTTTTTGTGGGACGTAGCTAATTTTATGAATTAAGTCGGCTTGCGGAATCGTTTTTAACTCTTGTCCGTCAATAAGTATGTGTCCTTTTTGAATCGTAGTTAAATGGAGTAGGACTTTCGCAATGGTACTTTTACCTGAACCAGTGCCGCCGACAATCGCTGTGGTTTTTCCTTTCAAAATATCAAAAGAAATATCATTTAACACAGGTTCAGCACCGTTATAAGCGAAAGTTACGTGTTGAAAACGGACAAAAGGCGCACCCTCTTGGATAGAAGGTGCTGCTGAATCTGCCTGTGTGATTATTTCTGGTGTTGTTTCCAGCACCTCATTCACCCGATTCAGAGAAGCCAAGGAACGAGGCAGAGTGACAATCACCATTGCCGCCACAATTAGATAAGCTAAGGTCAGGACAGAATATTCAATCACCGCAGTCACAACACCAATTTGCAACTGTCCACTGCCGACTAGAAGACCACCAAACCAAATAATTAAAGAAAAAACCAAACCCATTAATAAATAAGCAATTGGAGTTAAGAAGGCAAAAATTTTATTCACCCGAATCATGCTATCTGCATAATCTGTAAAACGTTGATTGAGTTTTGTTTCTTCTACATGTTGCTTATCAAATGCTCGAATCATCATCATGCCGTTGAAAAATTCTCTAAGTTTCACCATCATTTTATCTAAACGAATTTGAATTTCGCGGGATAATGGTAAGCCTTTTTTCAATAAATAGTTCACGGAAAGCAAATATAAGACAATCGCCAAAAGAGGAATGCTAGCTAATTTAGGTGAATGAATCGCTGTCATCACTACGGCGAATAGACAAATAATAGGAGCTGGAATAATCAACTGTAATGCCATTACCATCGAACGTTGAATATTGGTCACGTCGTTCATCATTCGAGTTAATAAGCTTGAGATATTAAACGATTCCACATCTTGAATCGATAACAGTTGAATTTTATGATAAAAATTACGTCTTAGTTCATAGCCGTATAAGGCAGCTAATCGGGCAGATAAATAACTACCGTAAATCGCCGCAGCACTACCAGCTAACGCGACAGCTAGCATTTGCCCCCCGATTTTCATCACTAAGGAATAATTGTTGGAAGCAATACCACTATCGATAAGCTCACCAATTAAAAAAGGAACAGCTAACGTTCCTAACACTTGAATAATTAAACTGAGTAGGGTTAAAAGACTCAATTTTTTGTTTTTTGAAAAAAATAATATTAGATGTTTCATTGTGAGTACTCTCTTTCTTTTTAGTAATTGCTTGAAAATCAGGAAATAAATCAAGCAGGAGGAGCGTTTCAAGAATCGCAAGTTTTATTCTAAACCTTCAAGTAGCTTGAATGTCAATGAGAAAAGTTTTATCATTGTACTAAAAAGAAAAAGGCGGTGCATTATGGAAGAAAAAACCTATACCATCGGAGAAATCGCAAAATTATTTCAAATCCCCACATCAACCATTCGTTACTGGGAAGAAAAGGAAATCTTTTCTGCGAAGCGCAATGATGAAAATGATTATCGAGAATATACTATTCAAACGATTATTGAATTATTAGATGTCGTTTTCTATCGCAATCTAAATATTCCGATTCAAAAAATGAAAAATTTTAATCGCTTGCGCCCAGAAGAAATCTATTCGCTTTTGGAAGATACCGAAGTCGAGGTTCAACAAGAATTACAACATCTCAAAAAAAAGTTTCGCGGCATTGCTCGCAGAAAAGAACAACTAGAAAGCTTATTTCATTTACAAGAGAAACAATATGAAAAAGAACCCATAAATATAAAAAAAATTGTGCCGTTTGACCTTCTAAATGCCGAAGATATGCAAATTCAATTGCAACAACTAGCTAATTTTGTTTTGTATAAGGAAAAAGAAGAGGAATTATTTCAAATGGGGTTAGCTGTAAGTGGGGAGTCGTCTAAGAAGGAAATTTGGAAAAGTGAACCGAAACAAACACCTCTTTATGTGACGTGTTTATTAACCTGTGATGCCGAAAACTTTGATTCAAATAATTTTATTGAACATAAAAATGCTATGAACGCACAAGGTTTTTCGATTAAAGGCGTAATTGCTAGTTATTTAGCTACTGCCTCTGAAGGAAATGGAAAAACCATGGATTATTATAAAGCTTGGTTAGAAATTGTTCCTTTATAATCAACCATAAAAAGAAAGCCGAATGCTTGAGCATTCGGCTTTCTTTTTTAGTCAATATCTAAAGACATTGTTTGTTTGCTGTCATCAACGTGCAACCCTGTTAATTGTTCCCACCACAATTTCATATCTTTTTCATAGGTTGTCGGGAAAATTTGCACAATGTCAATTAATGGTCGGTTTTGCAAGGTAGTGTTTGGATAATTTAAAAGCAAGTTATGTTTCAATTCACTCAATAAACTATAATATTGAAACATTAAGAAATTCATTTCTTCAGGATCTTCTTCAAGCAAGACTTTTGGTGCACGATCAAGCATGAAACCAAAGCTACGCATCATAAACATAATACCGTCTAAATGTTCAGGTTCAATTAAGGACGTGTCTTTTAATAAATCAATGTGGATATCAAGTGCAGTAACCAATTCCTTTTTTAATTCATTGTATGATGGTGTGGACATAACCAATTCCTCCTTTTAACGAAAAAGTTTGTGCCAAAATGTTTCTTTCTTCGGTGCTGCTTGTTTTTGGCTAGGGGCAACAGTAACTTTTTTTTCTATATCAATGGTTTGTTCGTTGACTGCTGTTTTAGCAACAACCAGTAAACCAATCCTGTCGTTTTGATAAGGGTCTGCTGTAGCGACAACAGTGAACGGCAGATTCGCTTGCATGGCTAATTGAATATACGTCTGTTGAACTGTTTCTGGTACTTTTCCGTTAATTAAAATCTTGCTGTTGGGATACTCTTTCAGATGTTTACGGAGATAGTCTTCATTTTGTTGCTTGGTCATTTGGGAAATGGTCATACTAAGATAGCAACGCTCACGAAAGGTACCTAAATATTTTCGTTGCTCATCGGGTTTGAGTAATGGCACGCCGTAGAGACCATTATCCAGGTGTTTTTGAAGTTCGTCGGTCATCATCATCCTCCTAAGCATTTAGTTTCGTCTATTATAACATAGAACCTAAAAATAAGTTGTTTTATTCACAAGCAGTTGTACCTTTTATAAAATACGTTATAATAGAGAAATTACCAAGGAGGCGAGCACATGGAACAAATAGAAAATCATTATGTCGTTTTTGCAGAAAATCAAGTGTTGGAGACGGAGCGTTTATGCTTACGTCCGCTAACTTTAGCCGATGCGAAAGATATGTTTGAATATGCGAGCGATGAAGAAACGACAACTTTTGTTTTCCCCACTCATCAAACAATTGAAGAAACACGAACCATTATTGCGTCTGTTTTCATGGCTGATCCATTTGGAAAATTTGCGCTAGAGCTGAAAGAAAATCATAAAATGATTGGGACGATTGATTTACGAGTAAATATAAAAGAAGGTACTGCTGAAATCGGTTATACCCTTAATAAAACTTATTGGGGACAAGGCTTGGTTCCTGAAGCAGCGCATGTTCTGTTAGCTTTAGGTTTTGAAAAACTCCAGTTGATCCGAATTTTTGCAGTCCATGATTTAAAAAATCCTAAATCTGGTCGTGTGATGGAAAAAATTGGCATGACGAAAGAAAGCACAATTTATGAAGCAAAAAAAATTTATGGCAAAGTGAGTGATATAGTGACATATGGTATCACGAAAAGTCA includes:
- a CDS encoding YueI family protein — protein: MMTDELQKHLDNGLYGVPLLKPDEQRKYLGTFRERCYLSMTISQMTKQQNEDYLRKHLKEYPNSKILINGKVPETVQQTYIQLAMQANLPFTVVATADPYQNDRIGLLVVAKTAVNEQTIDIEKKVTVAPSQKQAAPKKETFWHKLFR
- a CDS encoding ABC transporter ATP-binding protein, translating into MEMTQKHGSFKRFVTFIKPERKYFYLLAICSLISNTLVTVMPLIMAVAIDNLLATIQRASSTLTFSTIKGVLGFPVLILLGIAIISAIFSYLQEKMMASLSEQITLRLRKEISQKFKVLPMSFFDTHQVGDILSRTTNDINRISEVLLTGINQLFSSVVNISLGLAMLFYIDLKLTGIILLVIALATLVTGWIANKNKILADKNQVELGNLNNQVEEFFSGNLEIKAFHNQQLTADMLDKTNRQHAQAFQNSQFFDFAIYPAVRFINQLAFIVSAILGAGMVIQGSMTIGIIQAYLQYVNQVSEPITNFSYVINAIQSAMASLDRVLVILDQPEEIPDSNHTNKLKYPQGQITFEHVQFGYTPDKLLMNDISFEAQPNKMIAIVGPTGAGKTTLVNLLMRFYEINGGKIMFDGHDITTLSRKELRSMFGMVLQNTWLFEGTVAENIAYGKKEATREEIIDVAKMAQCDHFIRTLPEGYDTIISSENGSLSQGQQQLLTIARVILANPPVVILDEATSSVDTRTEVEIQTAMQRITENRTSFVIAHRLSTIEKADLILVMAQGTIVEQGNHAELLQQNGLYAQLHQSQFKE
- the gshAB gene encoding bifunctional glutamate--cysteine ligase GshA/glutathione synthetase GshB, which gives rise to MNIQQILEKQELQPYLLKVRYGMEKESQRVTVTGDLVTTDYPNTLGNRTHHPYIQTDFAETQMELITPVTESIPELFRYLAAIHDVTYRSMNNEEMLWPLSMPPALPEKDEDIIIAKLENFEDVLYRRYLAKTYGRRKQMVSGIHFNFEFGDALIRKLFEAQKEVTDYQQFKTDIYLKVTRNYLHYRWLITYFFGATPTSEARYFVDEKGPNEPVRSIRNSVYGYKNHEDVQVTYATIQDYLADIDRMVEEGKLSEEKEFYAPVRLRGGKKVADLASAGIRYIELRNIDLNPFEKYGISELQVEFLHVFLLFLLWKDEGNDADEWVAQGDEKEKIVSLEHPLQPTIFIEEARELLAEFAAFIDKLALPVSENLLADLEEQLDDPAKTLAGKLYLASQQTSQKELAVTHGKQYHDYAWERPYQLAGFREMELSTQILLFDAIQKGIQVEVLDESDQFLKLKVGDKVEYVKNANMTSKDNYIVPLIMANKTVTKKVLANAGYRVPAGREFDDKATALQGYAEFAEQGFVVKPKTTNYGLGISIFKEGASFEDYQEAVDIAFSEDHSILVEEFLPGTEYRFFVLDGETKAIMLRVPANVQGDGIHTITELVAKKNEDPLRGTDHRAPLELIQLGNIEKLMLKAQGYTVDSIPQAGTIVYLRENSNISTGGDSIDMTKEIPEDYQKVAAAAVEALGAVICGIDLIIPDKNRPADEPGAYGIIEANFNPAMHMHMYSYQGQSRRLTMDVLNLLFPEVM
- a CDS encoding GNAT family N-acetyltransferase, with translation MEQIENHYVVFAENQVLETERLCLRPLTLADAKDMFEYASDEETTTFVFPTHQTIEETRTIIASVFMADPFGKFALELKENHKMIGTIDLRVNIKEGTAEIGYTLNKTYWGQGLVPEAAHVLLALGFEKLQLIRIFAVHDLKNPKSGRVMEKIGMTKESTIYEAKKIYGKVSDIVTYGITKSQWQKAKEQ
- the ftsY gene encoding signal recognition particle-docking protein FtsY, which gives rise to MGLFDKIKSAFIRDKEKEQESEVEEIEEVDQVEEDAEDLVVEETQEITETEIEEAEVEEVEATIEEVTEVVPEPIEISEEEISEVTASEPVSESIDTQEKYNKGLAKTRKTFKQRMNELFANFRSVDEDFFEEVEETLIGADVGFETSMRIADELRQEVKLRNAKKPAAVQNAIIEKLVDLYEEEGLNEVNELNLQTNGLSVFLFVGVNGVGKTTSIGKLANQYRLEGKKVLLAAADTFRAGAIDQLVVWGERAQVEVVRGKAGGDPAAVVFDAMQRAKEEHADVLLVDTAGRLQNKVNLMNELDKIKRIIQRVDPEAPHEVLLVLDATTGQNAMTQAKQFKETTDVTGLVLTKLDGTAKGGIVLAIRNELHLPVKLVGLGEGIDDLEPFNPNDFVVGLFKELLQEEY
- a CDS encoding MerR family transcriptional regulator, producing the protein MEEKTYTIGEIAKLFQIPTSTIRYWEEKEIFSAKRNDENDYREYTIQTIIELLDVVFYRNLNIPIQKMKNFNRLRPEEIYSLLEDTEVEVQQELQHLKKKFRGIARRKEQLESLFHLQEKQYEKEPINIKKIVPFDLLNAEDMQIQLQQLANFVLYKEKEEELFQMGLAVSGESSKKEIWKSEPKQTPLYVTCLLTCDAENFDSNNFIEHKNAMNAQGFSIKGVIASYLATASEGNGKTMDYYKAWLEIVPL
- a CDS encoding ABC transporter ATP-binding protein, encoding MKHLILFFSKNKKLSLLTLLSLIIQVLGTLAVPFLIGELIDSGIASNNYSLVMKIGGQMLAVALAGSAAAIYGSYLSARLAALYGYELRRNFYHKIQLLSIQDVESFNISSLLTRMMNDVTNIQRSMVMALQLIIPAPIICLFAVVMTAIHSPKLASIPLLAIVLYLLSVNYLLKKGLPLSREIQIRLDKMMVKLREFFNGMMMIRAFDKQHVEETKLNQRFTDYADSMIRVNKIFAFLTPIAYLLMGLVFSLIIWFGGLLVGSGQLQIGVVTAVIEYSVLTLAYLIVAAMVIVTLPRSLASLNRVNEVLETTPEIITQADSAAPSIQEGAPFVRFQHVTFAYNGAEPVLNDISFDILKGKTTAIVGGTGSGKSTIAKVLLHLTTIQKGHILIDGQELKTIPQADLIHKISYVPQKAFLFSGTIASNLKMGYASATDEMMAQALEIAQATDFVSQQDQGIHSFVAQGGTNFSGGQKQRLSIARALVKPAQLYIFDDSFSALDYQTDALLRHSLATQMPEATFLIVAQRLSTIKDADRIIVLDEGRIVGQGTHEELLKNNQTYQEFAFSQGIDFKGGNSDGDDSKTWEF